From the Nonlabens marinus S1-08 genome, one window contains:
- the recQ gene encoding DNA helicase RecQ, with product MTKLELLKKHFGYDSFRPLQEEIIDNVLNGRELMVVMPTGGGKSMCFQLPALMLEGVTLVISPLIALMKDQVDALNANGIPAGFFNSSQESGDQQEVLSRLQDGSLKLLYVAPESISLLQNHLSSISVSLIAVDEAHCISTWGHDFRPAYTQLAYLKNSFSDANLIALTATADRATRSDIKKQLAISEAKEFVASFDRPNIMLSVRPGNNRIAQVRQFLKNYKDESGIIYCLSRKSCESLADKLKDYGYSVAAYHAGLENRFRESVQEQFIKDEIKIVVATIAFGMGIDKSNVRFVIHYNMPKNIEGYYQEIGRAGRDGLESQALLFHSYADVIQLRKFAEGSGNGEVQIAKLERMKQFAEALTCRRRMLLSYFNEYLAEDCNNCDVCLNKPDFFDATLQAQMALSAVYRMREQCSMNLLIDVLRGASNAGVMESGFQAIKTYGAGKDISWNNWQQYIIQMINQGLLEIAFHEQNHLKLTPQSQEVLFEDRKVALAVIPKPEELSAKQAKATAVELPTEVNRQLYDALKQLRTNLARKESIAPYMVFSDATLKDIASRIPQDDNQFADITGVGTHKHDKYAFDFLKLTEDFKDARTSDFVYRMDAPKKKTRKKAKSSGLTDTVMNSVELYWSGKSIEEIATDRGLKADTILSHIGKRYASHRDVEVDGLLEGVDLEMLEKMLPNYKKEGSMKPVFEHFNGKVGYGKLNLGMAVVEARLATAL from the coding sequence ATGACAAAATTAGAGCTGCTTAAAAAACACTTCGGGTACGATAGCTTCCGGCCGTTGCAGGAAGAAATAATTGACAATGTTTTAAACGGTAGGGAGTTGATGGTAGTCATGCCTACAGGCGGTGGGAAATCCATGTGTTTTCAATTGCCCGCATTGATGCTAGAGGGAGTTACCTTAGTTATTTCTCCCCTGATTGCGTTGATGAAAGATCAAGTAGACGCCCTGAATGCTAACGGTATTCCTGCAGGCTTTTTTAACAGTTCCCAAGAATCGGGAGATCAACAAGAAGTCCTTTCCCGTTTACAAGACGGTAGTTTGAAATTATTGTATGTAGCACCAGAAAGCATCTCGTTATTACAAAACCATCTTTCCAGCATCAGCGTTTCCTTGATCGCAGTGGATGAGGCGCATTGTATTTCTACCTGGGGACACGATTTTCGGCCAGCTTATACGCAATTGGCTTATTTAAAGAATTCATTTAGTGATGCAAACCTCATCGCACTTACCGCTACAGCTGATCGTGCGACTAGGTCTGACATAAAAAAACAATTAGCGATCAGCGAGGCGAAAGAATTTGTTGCGTCTTTTGACCGGCCTAATATTATGCTGTCGGTGCGGCCTGGAAATAACCGAATTGCCCAAGTGCGGCAATTTCTCAAGAATTACAAAGACGAGTCTGGCATTATCTATTGTTTGAGCCGCAAGAGCTGCGAGAGCCTTGCAGATAAGTTGAAGGATTATGGATATTCAGTCGCGGCCTACCATGCTGGATTGGAAAATCGCTTTCGCGAAAGCGTACAAGAACAATTTATAAAGGACGAGATCAAGATCGTGGTGGCAACCATCGCATTTGGGATGGGAATTGACAAGTCTAACGTGCGATTTGTGATTCACTACAACATGCCTAAAAATATTGAGGGTTACTATCAAGAAATAGGTCGTGCTGGTAGGGATGGACTCGAGTCTCAAGCACTGCTTTTTCACAGTTATGCAGACGTGATACAGCTGCGCAAATTTGCAGAGGGAAGTGGTAATGGTGAGGTACAAATTGCCAAGCTAGAACGTATGAAGCAATTTGCTGAAGCACTTACGTGCCGCAGACGCATGCTGCTGTCGTACTTCAACGAATACCTAGCGGAAGATTGCAATAATTGTGATGTATGCCTCAATAAGCCAGACTTTTTTGACGCTACTTTGCAGGCTCAAATGGCGCTGAGCGCCGTGTATCGCATGCGGGAACAGTGTTCCATGAACTTATTGATTGATGTGCTGCGTGGTGCGAGCAACGCTGGAGTGATGGAAAGTGGTTTCCAAGCCATAAAAACCTATGGTGCTGGTAAGGATATATCCTGGAATAACTGGCAACAATATATCATTCAAATGATCAATCAAGGCTTGTTAGAAATAGCATTTCACGAGCAAAATCACTTAAAACTGACGCCCCAATCTCAAGAAGTGCTCTTTGAAGATCGCAAAGTAGCCCTCGCTGTCATTCCTAAACCAGAAGAACTGTCTGCAAAACAAGCCAAAGCCACGGCAGTAGAATTACCAACGGAAGTCAACCGCCAACTTTACGATGCTCTCAAACAACTACGAACAAATCTAGCGCGCAAGGAAAGCATAGCGCCTTACATGGTATTTAGCGATGCTACCCTTAAAGATATTGCGAGTCGCATACCTCAAGATGATAATCAATTTGCAGATATTACCGGTGTGGGAACTCATAAACATGATAAATATGCTTTTGATTTTTTGAAGTTGACGGAAGATTTTAAAGACGCGAGAACTTCTGATTTTGTCTATCGCATGGATGCACCTAAGAAAAAGACCCGGAAAAAAGCCAAATCTAGTGGCTTGACAGATACCGTCATGAATAGTGTAGAATTATACTGGAGCGGAAAATCAATAGAGGAAATAGCCACAGATCGCGGCCTTAAAGCAGATACTATTTTATCTCACATAGGCAAGAGATATGCCTCCCATAGAGACGTAGAGGTAGATGGATTATTAGAAGGTGTGGATCTTGAAATGCTAGAAAAAATGCTCCCTAATTATAAAAAGGAAGGCTCCATGAAACCTGTTTTTGAGCATTTTAATGGCAAGGTTGGCTATGGAAAATTGAATTTAGGAATGGCTGTCGTTGAAGCTCGTTTAGCTACTGCCTTATGA
- the feoB gene encoding ferrous iron transport protein B has product MSRSINVSLIGNPNTGKTSLFNRLTGLNQKVGNYPGITVEKKEGVCKLDRGLKAHILDLPGTYSLNTSSLDESVVVETLLNRNSRDFPDVAVVVSDIENIKRNLLLFTQIKDLEIPTILAINMADRMQRKAITLDIELMEAELNTKVVLVSARKNQGINDLKDAITQYKTLNTQPCVNASVIDPEYFARLKKAYPHQLLYKLWLVITQDVNFGKVERDRDYEKLKTSSFDIKSEEDLKRLQHKETVVRYQFINGLLKKVLHVDTSHAKDLRSKLDRILLHKVWGYLIFFLILLLIFQAIYDWSSYPMDWIDELFASFSAITAESLPAGPFTSLLAEGIIPGLGGIVIFIPQIAFLFFFIALLEESGYMSRVVFLMDHIMKKFGLSGKSVVPLVSGTACAIPAVMATRNIEDWKERLITILVVPFTTCSARLPVYLIIIALVIPDRDIWWIFNLQGLTLMLLYLLGFGAAIFSAWVLNKILPIKRKSFFVMEMPAYKLPMFKNVGITVVEKTKSFVLGAGKIIMAISIVLWILASYGLGDQFTKAEQIVTEKYASQNLSDKALQQKIASHKLEHSFIGYIGKGIEPAVRPLGYDWKIGIAIVSSFAAREVFVGTLATIYSVENAEEETIKNRMQAETNPILGGPLFNFASGISLLLFYAFAMQCMSTLAIVKRETVSWKWPAIQFAAMTLIAYFAALGAFQILK; this is encoded by the coding sequence ATGTCTAGATCGATCAACGTTTCTCTTATTGGAAACCCTAACACAGGTAAAACTTCCTTATTCAACAGGTTGACAGGATTGAATCAGAAAGTAGGCAACTATCCAGGTATCACTGTCGAGAAGAAAGAAGGGGTTTGTAAGCTTGACCGTGGCTTAAAAGCTCATATTCTCGACCTGCCAGGAACTTACAGTTTAAATACTTCATCACTTGATGAAAGTGTGGTAGTAGAAACTTTGCTCAATCGTAATTCTAGAGATTTCCCTGATGTAGCGGTAGTAGTAAGTGATATAGAAAATATCAAGCGCAACTTACTTCTCTTTACTCAAATAAAGGACCTTGAGATTCCAACTATTCTTGCCATAAACATGGCAGATCGCATGCAGCGCAAAGCCATTACGCTCGACATCGAATTGATGGAAGCAGAATTAAACACTAAAGTTGTCCTAGTCAGTGCTCGCAAAAATCAGGGAATAAACGACCTTAAGGACGCGATTACTCAATACAAAACATTGAACACTCAACCTTGTGTTAATGCCAGCGTTATAGATCCTGAGTATTTTGCCCGATTGAAAAAAGCCTACCCACACCAGCTTTTATATAAGTTATGGCTGGTGATTACTCAAGATGTAAACTTTGGGAAAGTGGAACGAGATCGAGATTACGAGAAACTGAAAACCAGTTCTTTTGATATCAAGTCAGAGGAAGATCTTAAGCGACTGCAACATAAAGAAACGGTGGTGAGGTATCAATTCATCAATGGGTTGCTTAAGAAAGTACTTCATGTCGACACGTCTCACGCAAAAGACTTGCGCAGCAAGCTGGATCGCATACTTCTTCATAAAGTCTGGGGCTATCTTATTTTCTTCTTGATACTATTATTGATATTTCAAGCGATTTACGATTGGTCCTCCTATCCTATGGATTGGATTGACGAGCTGTTTGCTTCTTTCAGTGCCATAACGGCTGAAAGCTTACCAGCTGGTCCTTTTACCAGCTTATTAGCAGAAGGTATCATACCTGGTTTAGGTGGTATTGTCATTTTTATACCTCAAATAGCCTTCTTATTTTTCTTTATTGCGCTGTTAGAAGAGAGTGGGTATATGAGTCGTGTGGTGTTCCTGATGGATCACATAATGAAAAAGTTTGGGTTAAGCGGTAAAAGCGTTGTGCCTTTAGTTTCTGGAACCGCTTGTGCGATACCAGCAGTTATGGCTACCCGCAATATTGAGGATTGGAAAGAGCGGTTGATCACCATTCTAGTGGTTCCATTTACAACATGTTCTGCTAGGCTTCCTGTGTATTTAATCATCATTGCTCTTGTGATTCCTGATCGAGACATTTGGTGGATTTTCAACCTTCAAGGATTAACCTTGATGCTACTTTATTTATTAGGTTTTGGGGCTGCTATTTTCTCAGCCTGGGTGTTGAACAAGATTTTGCCCATTAAACGCAAGAGCTTTTTTGTGATGGAAATGCCAGCGTATAAACTGCCGATGTTTAAAAATGTAGGAATCACCGTTGTTGAAAAAACCAAGAGTTTTGTGCTGGGTGCAGGAAAAATAATAATGGCGATCAGTATCGTATTGTGGATTTTGGCGAGTTATGGATTGGGCGACCAATTCACTAAAGCAGAGCAAATAGTGACGGAAAAATATGCCAGTCAAAACCTTTCAGACAAAGCATTGCAACAAAAAATTGCCTCTCACAAACTGGAGCATAGTTTTATAGGATACATAGGTAAAGGAATTGAACCAGCGGTACGCCCATTAGGTTACGATTGGAAAATTGGTATCGCAATTGTAAGCTCATTTGCAGCACGCGAGGTATTTGTGGGGACACTAGCAACTATTTATAGCGTTGAAAATGCTGAAGAGGAAACTATCAAAAACCGAATGCAAGCAGAGACGAACCCTATTCTGGGAGGTCCATTATTTAATTTTGCTAGTGGGATATCACTGTTGTTATTTTATGCATTTGCAATGCAGTGTATGAGTACCCTCGCGATTGTGAAACGCGAGACAGTGAGCTGGAAATGGCCAGCAATTCAATTTGCCGCCATGACGCTAATTGCTTATTTCGCCGCATTAGGTGCCTTTCAAATACTTAAGTAA
- a CDS encoding DUF2797 domain-containing protein → MVLSGTIRKMQTELKDTVQYYLVFKDQFIHVNQLLDHQLSIKHVANECLNCALDKKIWRQGFCYDCFSNIPQAGDWIMKPELSRAHLDEEDRDLEYEKKVQLKPHMVYLANSSNIKVGVTRKTQIPTRWIDQGAHEAIAILEAPNRYLAGITEIALKEKVADKTNWRKMLTNSIEDVDLLRFRESVLDLIPQEAQEFILPVREETHINFPVLQYPKKVTSVNLAKAPEHTGKLVGIKGQYFIFEDGTVMNVRSHEGFVVDLKVD, encoded by the coding sequence ATGGTTCTAAGCGGTACGATACGTAAAATGCAAACAGAACTCAAGGATACCGTACAATACTACCTTGTTTTTAAAGATCAATTTATACACGTCAACCAGCTGCTGGATCATCAGTTAAGTATCAAGCATGTAGCAAATGAATGTCTTAATTGTGCATTGGATAAAAAAATATGGCGTCAAGGTTTTTGTTACGATTGTTTTTCTAACATACCGCAAGCCGGCGACTGGATCATGAAGCCAGAATTAAGTCGGGCACATCTGGATGAAGAAGATCGAGATCTAGAATATGAGAAAAAAGTGCAGCTCAAACCACATATGGTATATCTGGCAAACTCCAGCAACATTAAGGTAGGCGTGACTCGCAAAACTCAAATCCCTACCCGCTGGATAGATCAAGGTGCTCATGAGGCTATCGCCATACTCGAGGCTCCTAACCGCTATCTGGCTGGGATAACTGAGATTGCCTTAAAAGAAAAAGTTGCTGATAAAACCAACTGGAGAAAAATGCTGACTAATAGCATTGAAGATGTGGATTTATTACGCTTTCGCGAAAGCGTGCTCGACCTCATCCCACAGGAAGCCCAAGAATTTATTCTTCCTGTTAGAGAAGAGACTCACATCAATTTTCCAGTGCTCCAATATCCAAAAAAAGTAACCAGCGTCAACTTGGCTAAAGCACCAGAACACACTGGAAAACTAGTAGGTATCAAAGGGCAATACTTCATTTTTGAAGATGGAACCGTCATGAATGTACGCAGTCATGAAGGTTTTGTGGTGGATCTTAAAGTAGATTGA
- a CDS encoding FeoA family protein, translating to MEKTIAHLKRGEIAIIKSFKETDVPLKLLEMGCLPGNLVTMMQSAPFQDPIYLNINGTHLAIRRETACKINVDPYV from the coding sequence TTGGAAAAAACGATAGCACATCTAAAGCGTGGAGAAATCGCCATCATCAAAAGTTTTAAGGAAACTGATGTGCCATTAAAATTATTAGAAATGGGCTGCTTGCCTGGAAATCTAGTGACCATGATGCAAAGTGCTCCGTTCCAAGACCCTATTTATTTAAATATAAATGGTACACATCTTGCCATAAGAAGGGAAACCGCTTGTAAAATAAACGTGGATCCTTATGTCTAG
- a CDS encoding TPM domain-containing protein, with amino-acid sequence MNYTIIFLFVIAGISSCKAQSTTTAKNESISQIENTTKAKTNKFPEASGFVSDFEGVFTQEQAQKLERKLDEYQLRTGRIIVVVTVENIAPYNDIKNFAVDLSNEWGIGDRDKNDGLSIVLSTTLREVRISTGLGTEKILTDEICQNIINTIMLPEFKNGNYYEGINRGLNALADQWK; translated from the coding sequence ATGAATTATACAATCATCTTTCTATTTGTAATTGCAGGTATAAGTTCCTGTAAAGCTCAATCAACCACGACTGCAAAAAACGAGTCGATTTCTCAAATAGAAAATACTACAAAAGCCAAAACCAATAAATTCCCAGAAGCGTCAGGTTTTGTGTCAGACTTTGAGGGCGTTTTCACTCAGGAACAAGCTCAAAAGTTGGAAAGAAAGCTAGATGAGTACCAATTGAGAACTGGTAGGATCATCGTAGTAGTTACGGTCGAGAATATCGCACCTTACAACGATATCAAAAATTTTGCAGTGGATTTATCCAATGAATGGGGAATAGGCGATAGAGATAAAAATGATGGTCTTTCAATTGTTCTCAGTACAACATTACGAGAAGTTCGAATCTCTACTGGACTGGGAACTGAAAAAATACTTACTGACGAGATCTGTCAAAATATTATCAATACCATCATGCTTCCCGAATTTAAAAACGGCAACTACTATGAAGGAATCAATAGGGGTTTGAATGCTTTGGCAGACCAATGGAAATAA
- a CDS encoding cold-shock protein, whose protein sequence is MKQGTVKFFNESKGFGFIVEDGTNQDCFVHVTGLIDEVREGDKVEYEEKEGKKGMNAVNVRVVQ, encoded by the coding sequence ATGAAACAAGGTACCGTAAAATTTTTCAATGAGTCAAAAGGTTTTGGCTTTATCGTTGAAGATGGAACAAATCAAGACTGCTTCGTGCATGTAACTGGACTAATCGATGAGGTTAGAGAAGGAGACAAAGTAGAGTATGAAGAAAAAGAAGGAAAAAAAGGAATGAACGCTGTTAACGTAAGAGTCGTTCAGTAA
- a CDS encoding GH3 auxin-responsive promoter family protein has protein sequence MAIPLINSVVSWFLKKRIHDMELFMKHPQELQNNLLMELVDQAKNTEVGKKYGFSSITSYKRFQDQVPLSQYEDVKLDIDRSRNGESNIFWPEEVKYFAMSSGTTSARSKFIPVSQQSLQDCHYAAAKDLLCMYLNNNPDSQLFTGKGLRLGGSKKLDKSSGTSAGDLSSILIDNMPFWADYSSTPGNEVALMDNWEKKMPAIVRETIDEKVTSLAGVPSWMMVLLNNVLETTGKQNILEVWPDMEVFFHGGVSFEPYQEPFRRLLPDADIKYYETYNASEGFFAIQDRNDSKDLLLMLDYGIFYEFIPMSHYGTEFQQVIPLEQVAVGENYAIVITTNAGLWRYKIGDTVRFTSTSPYRIKVTGRTKHHINVFGEELIIENAESALKQTVQKIPCIIKDYTVAPIFMEGKEKGAHEWIIEFEEVPSNAEEFKLLLDENLQAVNSDYAAKRNNNTTLKEPLIHFAKGNVFYLWLKSKNKLGGQHKIPRLSNSRDYLEELLIIHNTLG, from the coding sequence GTGGCTATTCCTTTGATCAATTCTGTAGTGTCGTGGTTTCTCAAGAAACGCATTCACGATATGGAATTATTTATGAAACACCCACAGGAGCTTCAGAATAATTTATTGATGGAGCTGGTGGATCAGGCCAAAAATACAGAGGTGGGTAAAAAGTATGGATTCAGCTCTATAACAAGCTATAAGCGATTCCAGGATCAGGTACCTCTTTCTCAATATGAAGATGTGAAGCTGGATATTGATCGTTCAAGGAATGGTGAGAGCAATATTTTCTGGCCAGAGGAGGTCAAGTATTTTGCCATGTCTAGCGGTACAACTAGTGCTAGGAGTAAATTCATTCCAGTAAGTCAACAATCGTTGCAAGACTGTCATTATGCAGCTGCTAAGGATTTGCTGTGCATGTACCTTAATAACAATCCAGACTCCCAACTATTTACTGGGAAAGGTTTGCGTCTAGGTGGCAGTAAGAAATTGGATAAATCCTCAGGAACTTCAGCTGGAGATTTGAGCTCGATTTTAATTGACAACATGCCTTTCTGGGCTGATTATAGTTCTACTCCAGGCAATGAGGTGGCATTGATGGACAACTGGGAGAAAAAAATGCCCGCCATTGTTCGAGAAACTATAGATGAAAAAGTAACCAGTCTTGCTGGTGTTCCTTCCTGGATGATGGTTTTGCTTAATAATGTATTAGAAACTACAGGAAAACAAAACATCCTAGAAGTATGGCCAGACATGGAAGTGTTTTTCCATGGTGGGGTGAGTTTTGAACCCTATCAAGAGCCTTTCCGCCGGTTGCTTCCTGATGCTGATATCAAATATTATGAAACCTATAATGCAAGTGAGGGCTTTTTTGCCATTCAAGATAGGAACGATAGTAAGGACTTACTGCTCATGCTAGATTATGGAATTTTCTATGAGTTTATACCCATGAGTCATTATGGAACGGAGTTCCAACAAGTGATCCCGCTGGAGCAAGTAGCGGTGGGTGAAAATTATGCGATTGTGATCACTACTAATGCTGGTTTATGGCGTTACAAAATAGGTGACACAGTACGCTTTACCAGCACCTCCCCATATCGTATTAAAGTAACTGGTCGTACAAAGCATCACATCAACGTCTTTGGTGAAGAATTGATCATTGAAAATGCTGAATCTGCATTAAAGCAAACCGTTCAAAAGATTCCTTGCATCATTAAAGACTATACAGTCGCGCCTATATTTATGGAAGGCAAGGAAAAAGGAGCTCATGAATGGATCATCGAGTTTGAAGAAGTACCCTCTAATGCAGAAGAATTTAAACTCTTACTCGATGAAAATCTACAAGCTGTGAACAGCGATTATGCTGCCAAAAGAAATAACAATACCACTCTAAAAGAACCTTTGATCCATTTTGCAAAAGGCAATGTGTTTTACCTCTGGTTGAAGTCAAAAAATAAATTAGGCGGTCAGCACAAAATTCCTAGATTATCTAACAGTAGAGATTACCTAGAGGAGCTTCTAATTATTCATAACACCTTAGGTTGA
- a CDS encoding RNA methyltransferase, which yields MIIDNLEAGYFGIGIENGKTPENLGVLWRSAQNLGASFIFTIGNRYAKQSSDTHNAVSSLPYFHYKTFADFFAHLPKGAMLVGVELTGDAQLLADFQHPRNCVYLLGAEDNGLSKKAIEKSHQLIKFETPKSLNVSVAGSIVMYDRSVKGASIYIDGKPK from the coding sequence ATGATAATTGATAATTTAGAAGCGGGCTATTTCGGGATTGGGATTGAAAATGGAAAAACTCCAGAGAATCTGGGTGTTTTGTGGCGTAGCGCTCAAAATCTGGGAGCTAGTTTTATTTTTACTATAGGAAATAGGTATGCGAAACAGTCCAGCGATACCCATAATGCCGTTAGTTCCTTACCTTATTTTCACTATAAAACCTTTGCTGACTTTTTTGCACATCTGCCGAAGGGAGCCATGCTAGTAGGCGTAGAGTTAACTGGGGATGCTCAATTGCTGGCTGACTTTCAACACCCTCGTAATTGCGTTTACTTATTAGGGGCAGAGGATAATGGTCTGAGCAAAAAAGCCATTGAAAAATCCCATCAACTCATCAAATTTGAAACGCCTAAAAGTCTTAATGTATCTGTTGCTGGAAGTATTGTGATGTACGACAGGAGTGTAAAAGGTGCTAGTATTTACATAGACGGAAAGCCCAAATAG